A genome region from Manihot esculenta cultivar AM560-2 chromosome 5, M.esculenta_v8, whole genome shotgun sequence includes the following:
- the LOC110615380 gene encoding probable polygalacturonase, translating into MPCNKSLIHPLSATAMELLWISPVKPRAANVVTVLVVLALLSVKGAESRKGRILESFEYNAMSCRAHSASITDFGGVGDGQTSNTKAFQDAIDHLSQYASDGGSQLYVPAGKWLTGSFSLTSHFTLFLHKDAVLLASQNLNEWPLLKPLPSYGRGRDAAAGRYASLIFGTNLTDVIIAGDNGTIDGQGAFWWQKFHQGKLKYTRPYLIEIMYSDGIQISNLTLLNSPSWNVHPVYSSDILVQGITILAPVRSPNTDGINPDSCTNVKIEDCYIVSGDDCVAVKSGWDEYGIAFGMPTKQLIIRRLTCISPYSATIALGSEMSGGIQDVRAEDITAINTESGVRIKTAVGRGGYVKDIYVKRMIMHTMKWAFWMTGNYGSHADKNYDPNALPVIQGINYRDMVADNVSMAARLEGISGDPFKEICISNVTIGMAAKAKKIPWTCTEIEGITSGVTPRPCDLLPDQRPEELTECDFPPEDIPIDSVKLQKCSYGMHYM; encoded by the exons ATGCCTTGTAACAAATCCCTCATCCATCCACTTTCAGCTACGGCCATGGAGTTGCTCTGGATAAGTCCTGTGAAACCTCGA GCGGCTAATGTAGTTACAGTGCTGGTAGTCTTGGCATTACTGAGTGTGAAGGGAGCAGAGAGCAGAAAAGGAAGGATTTTGGAATCTTTTGAGTACAATGCTATGAGTTGCAGGGCTCACAGTGCTTCAATAACAGATTTTGGAGGAGTTGGAGATGGTCAAACATCAAACACTAAAGCATTTCAGGATGCAATTGATCATCTGAGTCAGTATGCATCAGATGGTGGTTCGCAACTCTATGTTCCTGCTGGAAAATGGCTGACGGGTAGCTTCAGCTTAACCAGTCATTTCACTCTCTTCCTCCACAAGGATGCTGTTCTTCTTGCTTCTCAG AACCTAAATGAATGGCCATTGCTGAAACCTCTGCCATCGTACGGCCGAGGAAGGGATGCAGCAGCTGGGAGATACGCCAGTCTCATATTTGGAACAAACCTCACTGATGTTATTATCGCAG GTGATAATGGCACAATTGATGGTCAGGGTGCTTTCTGGTGGCAGAAATTCCACCAGGGAAAGCTCAAGTACACCCGACCTTACTTGATTGAGATCATGTACTCAGATGGTATCCAAATTTCAAATCTAACGCTCCTGAATTCCCCATCATGGAATGTTCATCCTGTTTACAGCAG TGATATTCTTGTGCAAGGGATTACCATCCTTGCTCCAGTCAGATCTCCAAATACGGATGGAATTAACCCAG ATTCTTGCACAAACGTTAAAATTGAAGACTGTTACATAGTCTCCGGAGATGACTGTGTGGCGGTTAAGAGCGGTTGGGATGAGTATGGGATTGCATTTGGGATGCCCACAAAGCAATTAATCATCAGACGACTCACGTGCATTTCTCCATACAGTGCCACAATTGCATTAGGAAGTGAAATGTCAGGTGGGATCCAAGATGTTAGAGCAGAGGACATCACAGCCATCAATACAGAATCAGGGGTCAGGATCAAAACTGCCGTAGGAAGAGGAGGATATGTGAAGGATATATACGTAAAGAGAATGATTATGCACACCATGAAATGGGCTTTTTGGATGACGGGAAATTACGGGTCACACGCTGATAAGAACTATGACCCAAATGCGCTGCCGGTGATCCAAGGAATCAACTATAGGGATATGGTTGCAGATAATGTGTCGATGGCAGCCAGATTGGAGGGGATTTCCGGCGACCCGTTTAAGGAAATTTGTATTTCTAATGTTACAATTGGAATGGCAGCTAAGGCCAAGAAGATACCATGGACATGCACTGAAATCGAGGGGATCACAAGTGGGGTGACTCCTCGACCATGTGATTTATTGCCAGATCAAAGGCCAGAGGAACTTACAGAGTGCGATTTTCCGCCGGAGGATATACCAATTGACTCGGTGAAGCTGCAGAAGTGTTCTTATGGCATGCATTATATGTGA
- the LOC110615381 gene encoding protein BPS1, chloroplastic encodes MSRPQEPHRPFFSFGNPFRMISPKGSQLSPRLLSLLNAFEETLAERLRKLHPKDKNDVLSLSWMKYAIESLCETHTDIKSLITDLELPVTDWDEKWIDVYLDISVKLLDICIAFSSELSRLNQGHLLLQCVLHNLESDTPKQFVRARSSLDSWRQQISSKNLRVLNCHSILDNLVESLDLPKVKNSAKGKVLMRAMYGVKVQTVFVCSIFAAAFSGSSKKLLDLEVPKAFLWAQAYSNLQTIVNGEIREIFSSGRFTVLKELEAVDSIVKRLYPMIQDGFEPVEVDAFQHSVSDLRTGAERLSQGLDFLAKEVDVFFKIVLSGRDALLCNLRASSSVGDTMLATNGGEQIVR; translated from the coding sequence ATGAGCAGACCACAGGAACCACACCGCCCTTTCTTCTCATTCGGGAATCCTTTCCGAATGATATCACCAAAGGGCTCTCAATTGTCTCCAAGGCTTCTTTCCCTATTGAATGCCTTTGAGGAAACCTTGGCAGAGAGGTTAAGGAAACTTCATCCAAAGGATAAGAATGATGTTCTTAGCTTATCATGGATGAAATATGCAATAGAATCACTTTGTGAGACTCATACTGACATAAAGTCCTTGATTACAGACCTTGAGCTCCCTGTGACTGACTGGGATGAGAAATGGATAGATGTGTACTTGGACATCAGTGTGAAGTTGCTTGACATTTGCATTGCTTTTAGCTCTGAGCTTTCCCGGCTTAACCAAGGCCATCTATTGCTGCAATGTGTCCTGCATAATCTGGAGTCTGACACACCAAAGCAATTTGTGCGGGCTCGTTCTTCCCTTGATAGCTGGAGACAGCAAATTAGTTCAAAGAATTTACGAGTCCTGAACTGTCATTCCATCTTGGATAATCTTGTGGAATCACTGGATCTGCCTAAGGTTAAGAACTCAGCTAAAGGAAAGGTCTTGATGCGGGCAATGTATGGAGTTAAAGTGCAGACAGTGTTTGTGTGTAGCATCTTTGCCGCAGCCTTCTCAGGTTCTTCAAAGAAGTTGTTGGATTTGGAAGTCCCAAAAGCATTCTTGTGGGCACAAGCATATTCTAATTTGCAGACAATTGTCAATGGGGAAATAAGAGAGATATTCTCCAGTGGAAGATTTACAGTCCTGAAGGAATTGGAAGCAGTTGATTCAATTGTGAAGAGGTTGTATCCCATGATTCAAGATGGGTTTGAGCCTGTTGAAGTGGACGCATTCCAGCATTCTGTTTCAGATTTGAGAACAGGTGCCGAAAGACTTTCTCAAGGGCTGGACTTTCTTGCAAAGGAAGTGGATGTTTTTTTCAAGATAGTTTTGAGTGGGCGCGATGCTTTGCTTTGTAATTTGAGAGCATCTAGTTCTGTTGGTGACACAATGTTAGCAACTAATGGAGGAGAGCAGATTGTCAGGTGA
- the LOC110614303 gene encoding probable receptor-like protein kinase At5g24010, whose product MENPCTNLTLFLFLSFSLFSAFTLSSFSPTDNHLINCGSSVDASVYNRHFASDDDFSNPNSPLLSATRTTPLANQNPAPNSPQIYNTARIFWKPTKYEFEVNDPGTHMVRLHFHPFVSSDLDLSYAEFHVLVNGFVVLSNFTVANTATPLVKEYFIWVESNKLVITFMPTRRDEFGFVNAIEVISAPKDLIADTAIFVSGTRTEKFDGLTKQALETLYRINVGGPKVTPFNDTVWRTWVPDDVFFEPSEISRRIYSSGRIKYQNGGASREVGPDFVYSSARVIASTSASIPDANMTWNFAVMEGYQYLVRLHFCDIASMSLGLLYFNVYINGNLAYDNLDLSSITYMLASPFYADFVVESEKDGVLRVSVGPSNMSMTHTVDAILNGVEIMKMNNSVGSLDGKMCAGMVLRSWPRGKIGIFFPLVAVVCLVLSVSVLMHKRTVGGRDTVAWSKLPTDDAPGDKLKHEDDDDNDDDDEDNEIDNDEHEHLSGKAKA is encoded by the coding sequence ATGGAGAATCCATGCACGAATcttactctttttctttttctctctttctctctattCTCCGCTTTTACCTTGTCCTCCTTCTCCCCTACCGATAACCACCTTATCAACTGCGGCTCCTCCGTAGACGCTTCTGTTTACAACCGCCACTTCGCTTCTGATGACGACTTCTCTAACCCCAACTCCCCGCTCCTCTCTGCCACTCGAACGACTCCACTTGCCAACCAGAATCCGGCCCCCAATTCACCCCAAATCTATAACACGGCTAGAATTTTCTGGAAACCTACCAAGTATGAGTTCGAGGTCAATGATCCAGGAACCCACATGGTACGCCTTCATTTTCACCCTTTCGTGTCTTCGGATTTGGACTTAAGCTACGCTGAATTTCACGTTCTGGTTAATGGGTTTGTCGTTTTGAGCAATTTTACTGTGGCAAATACGGCCACCCCCCTGGTTAAGGAGTATTTCATCTGGGTTGAGTCAAATAAGCTTGTCATTACTTTTATGCCTACAAGAAGAGATGAATTTGGGTTTGTTAATGCAATTGAAGTAATTTCTGCACCTAAAGATTTGATTGCTGATACGGCAATTTTTGTAAGTGGCACTAGAACTGAGAAATTTGATGGATTAACTAAGCAGGCTCTTGAAACATTGTATAGGATCAATGTTGGTGGTCCAAAAGTGACACCATTTAATGATACAGTGTGGAGAACATGGGTTCCAGATGATGTGTTCTTTGAACCAAGTGAAATTTCCAGGAGGATCTATTCCAGTGGTCGAATTAAGTATCAAAATGGAGGTGCTAGTCGAGAAGTTGGTCCTGATTTTGTTTATAGTAGTGCTAGAGTAATTGCAAGCACAAGTGCTTCGATCCCTGATGCGAACATGACATGGAATTTTGCGGTGATGGAGGGTTATCAATACCTTGTTAGATTGCATTTCTGCGATATTGCTAGCATGTCGCTTGGTTTGCtatattttaatgtatatatTAATGGGAATCTGGCATACGACAATTTGGATCTTTCCTCAATTACATACATGCTGGCTTCTCCATTTTATGCAGATTTTGTTGTCGAGAGTGAAAAAGATGGCGTTTTAAGAGTGAGTGTTGGACCTTCAAACATGAGTATGACACACACAGTTGATGCTATCTTGAATGGGGTGGAAATTATGAAGATGAATAACTCAGTTGGTAGCCTTGATGGGAAAATGTGTGCAGGGATGGTATTGAGGAGCTGGCCAAGAGGGAAGATTGGTATTTTCTTTCCTCTAGTTGCAGTTGTGTGTCTAGTGTTGAGTGTATCTGTGCTAATGCATAAGAGGACGGTTGGTGGAAGGGACACTGTTGCATGGTCTAAATTGCCAACTGATGATGCCCCTGGAGATAAGTTAAAGCATGAAGATGACGATGAcaatgatgatgatgacgaAGACAACGAAATCGACAATGACGAACATGAACATTTATCTGGCAAAGCCAAAGCGTGA
- the LOC110615382 gene encoding mitogen-activated protein kinase homolog MMK2: MESSSGSGEHNVRGIPTHGGRYVQYNVYGNLFEVSRKYVPPIRPVGRGAYGIVCAAINSETREEVAIKKIGNAFDNRIDAKRTLREIKLLRHMSHENIIALRDIIRPPQKENFNDVYIVYELMDTDLHQIIRSNQPLTDDHCRYFLYQLLRGLKYVHSAHVLHRDLKPSNLLLNANCDLKIADFGLARTTSETDFMTEYVVTRWYRAPELLLNCSEYTAAIDIWSVGCILGEIMTRQPLFPGKDYVHQLRLITELIGSPDDASLGFLRSENARRYVRQLPQYPRQNFAARFPNMSAGAVNLLEEMLVFDPNRRITVDAALCHPYLAPLHDINEEPVCPRPFNFDFEQPTFTEENIKELIWRESAKFNPDP; encoded by the exons ATGGAGTCGAGCTCTGGCTCCGGCGAGCACAACGTCAGAGGAATACCTACTCACGGTGGACGCTACGTGCAGTATAATGTGTACGGCAACCTCTTTGAAGTATCTAGAAAGTATGTCCCTCCGATTCGCCCTGTTGGCCGAGGTGCTTATGGTATTGTTTG TGCTGCTATCAATTCCGAGACACGGGAGGAAGTTGCCATTAAGAAGATTGGTAATGCTTTTGACAACCGGATAGATGCTAAAAGGACTCTGCGAGAGATTAAGCTTCTTCGACACATGAGCCATGAAAAT ATTATTGCTCTTAGAGATATCATACGACCTCCTCAGAAGGAGAACTTCAATGATGTTTACATTGTTTATGAACTGATGGACACTGATCTTCATCAAATAATTCGCTCTAACCAACCATTGACAGATGATCATTGTCGG TATTTTCTCTATCAGTTGCTGCGAGGGCTCAAATATGTACATTCAGCACATGTGTTGCATCGTGATCTAAAGCCTAGCAATCTTCTTCTGAATGCTAATTGTGACCTCAAGATTGCAGACTTTGGTCTTGCAAGGACAACATCTGAAACTGATTTTATGACTGAGTATGTTGTTACTCGCTGGTATCGGGCGCCAGAATTACTTCTTAATTGTTCTGAGTACACAGCAGCGATTGATATATGGTCAGTGGGTTGTATACTTGGTGAAATCATGACTAGACAACCCTTGTTTCCTGGTAAAGACTATGTTCATCAGTTGAGGCTTATCACAGAG cTCATTGGTTCACCAGATGACGCCAGCCTTGGTTTCCTACGGAGTGAGAATGCTCGCAGATATGTTAGGCAGCTTCCTCAATACCCAAGGCAAAATTTTGCTGCTAGATTTCCTAATATGTCTGCAGGTGCTGTCAATCTGCTCGAGGAGATGCTAGTCTTTGATCCAAACAGGCGCATTACAG TTGACGCGGCGTTGTGCCACCCGTACTTGGCACCTCTCCACGATATCAACGAGGAGCCTGTTTGCCCAAGGCCTTTCAACTTTGATTTTGAGCAGCCAACATTTACCGAGGAAAACATCAAggagctcatctggagggaatCAGCAAAATTCAATCCGGATCCTTGA
- the LOC110614302 gene encoding ferric reduction oxidase 2 has protein sequence MDSESASNTESNHMVRTGIKTTLWVVLGGYAVFWVMMPTNTYQQTWRSYLRVHIDSTYFGTQANMFPCISSLAFVSMTGFILRLWGLSAYACKLVSGPNLLVHFATILFIALLGCVYLHVVKRSNHSNFERYNGRKQLLATWKKPMLVKGPLGIVSGIELAFLIMFVALLVWSLSTYLHDSFSTITPQSAAGSGETVWEAKMENAALRLGLVGNICLTLLFFPVTRGSSILPLFGLTSEGSIKYHIWLGHTVMAFFTAHGVCYIIYWAATDQISEMLKWAKVGISNVAGEIALLAGLGLWATTFTRIRRKMFELFFYTHHLYILFMIFYVLHVPISFACITIPGFYLFLVDRFLRFLQSRQRVRAVSSRILPCETLEINFSKNPGLSFNPTSILFINVPSISKLQWHPFTITSNSNLEPEMLSVMIKSEGSWSRKLHQMLSSPSSIDRLEVSVEGPYGPASTHFLRHDTLVMVSGGSGITPFISIIRELIFASTTYKSKIPQVLLICSFKNSSDLTMLDLLLPISGTPSEISSLQLKIEAYVTREKEPSTSNGKLLRTLWFKPHPTDKPVSAILGPKSWLWLGAIISSSFIIFLIIIGLITRYYIYPIDHNTSSIFSYSFRSFLNMLVICICIAITASAAFLWNKKINGKQPNQIQNIEGSTPNTSPGSWVYDGGRELESLPHQSLVQATNVHYGERPDLKRTLLDCKGSSVGVLVCGPKQMRHEIAMICSSGLADNLHFESISFSW, from the exons ATGGATTCAGAATCAGCTTCTAACACAGAAAGTAACCATATGGTTCGGACAGGGATTAAGACAACATTGTGGGTAGTACTGGGAGGATATGCTGTGTTTTGGGTTATGATGCCCACTAATACCTACCAACAAACATGGCGTTCTTATTTGAGAGTTCATATCGATTCCACCTACTTTGGGACTCAAG CTAATATGTTTCCTTGTATTTCTTCCCTTGCTTTCGTTTCAATGACTGGTTTTATTTTACGGCTATGGGGGCTTTCTGCTTATGCATGTAAACTTGTTTCAGGTCCAAACCTTTTGGTACATTTCGCCACCATTCTTTTCATTGCTTTGCTGGGTTGTGTTTATCTCCATGTAGTAAAGAGATCAAATCACAGTAACTTCGAAAGGTA CAATGGCAGAAAACAACTCTTGGCCACATGGAAGAAGCCGATGCTAGTGAAAGGCCCTCTGGGAATCGTTTCTGGAATAGAGCTGGCCTTCTTGATCATGTTTGTTGCACTGTTGGTTTGGTCTTTATCAACCTATTTGCATGACAGCTTTTCTACCATCACCCCACAGTCGGCTGCAGGGAGTGGGGAGACTGT ATGGGAAGCTAAAATGGAGAACGCAGCCCTTAGGCTAGGGTTGGTGGGGAACATATGTCTGACGTTGCTCTTCTTCCCGGTGACTCGAGGGTCATCGATTCTGCCATTGTTTGGGCTCACCTCAGAGGGTAGCATTAAGTACCACATATGGCTTGGTCACACTGTGATGGCTTTCTTCACCGCACATGGAGTTTGTTACATCATCTATTGGGCTGCTACCGATCAGATTTCCGAG ATGCTGAAATGGGCAAAGGTTGGGATATCAAATGTGGCTGGGGAGATTGCTTTGCTTGCTGGGCTGGGCCTGTGGGCTACAACCTTCACTCGCATAAGAAGAAAAATGTTTGAGCTCTTCTTTTACACTCATCATCTCTACATCCtcttcatgattttctatgTATTACATGTTCCCATCTCTTTTGCCTGTATTACAATCCCTGGATTTTACCTCTTCTTGGTCGATCGTTTTCTGAGGTTCTTACAATCACGACAAAGAGTTCGTGCTGTCTCATCCCGCATTCTGCCTTGCGAAACTTTAGAAATCAACTTCTCCAAAAACCCTG GTTTGAGTTTCAATCCAACGAGCATCCTGTTTATAAATGTGCCTAGCATTTCTAAGCTGCAATGGCATCCTTTCACAATCACTTCTAATAGTAACTTAGAACCTGAGATGCTGAGTGTTATGATTAAAAGTGAAGGAAGTTGGTCCAGGAAGCTGCATCAGATGCTTTCATCTCCTTCCTCAATTGATCGTCTTGAAGTTTCAGTTGAAGGACCTTATGGACCTGCTTCAACTCACTTTCTAAG GCATGACACACTTGTGATGGTGAGTGGAGGCAGTGGCATTACTCCTTTTATATCTATAATTCGAGAACTCATCTTTGCTTCCACAACATACAAATCAAAGATTCCACAAGTACTCCTAATTTGCTCATTCAAGAACTCTTCAGACCTGACCATGCTAGATCTCCTACTTCCAATATCTGGCACCCCATCAGAAATTTCCAGTCTGCAGCTAAAAATCGAGGCTTATGTTACGAGAGAGAAAGAACCCTCAACCAGCAACGGGAAGCTCCTTCGAACTCTATGGTTCAAGCCCCACCCAACAGATAAACCTGTTTCTGCCATTTTAGGCCCCAAAAGCTGGCTATGGCTTGGCGCGATAATATCATCTTCGTTTATCATTTTCCTCATCATAATTGGCCTTATTACCCGCTATTACATTTATCCTATCGATCATAACACCTCCAGTATTTTCTCATACTCTTTCCGATCTTTTCTTAATATGTTAGTAATATGCATATGCATAGCCATAACAGCAAGTGCAGCCTTTTTATGGAACAAGAAAATAAATGGAAAGCAACCGAATCAGATTCAGAACATTGAAGGGTCCACACCAAATACATCACCAGGCTCATGGGTATATGATGGTGGGAGAGAATTGGAAAGTCTTCCACATCAGTCTCTTGTCCAGGCTACTAATGTGCACTATGGCGAAAGACCTGATCTGAAGA GAACACTACTTGATTGCAAAGGATCAAGTGTGGGGGTTCTTGTTTGTGGTCCGAAGCAGATGAGGCATGAGATTGCAATGATATGTTCATCTGGATTGGCAGATAACTTGCACTTTGAGTCCATTAGCTTTAGCTGGTGA
- the LOC110614494 gene encoding putative UDP-rhamnose:rhamnosyltransferase 1, giving the protein MEKMAKDLHVMMLPWSAFGHLIPFFHLSIALAKAGVKISFVSTPKNIQRLPKIPSNLETLINFVEFSLPTPQDESLPEGAEATVDIPPEKIPFLKIAYDLLQYPLNKFVADQRPDWIIIDLVSHWMVDISRENNVPLLYFSVFSAASFLFLGHPGCLAGDSQKNLRPSWESMTSPPEWVDFPSSVAFRKHEAIGAFEWIYGTNASGISDAERVATILNSCQGMVIRSCTEFEGDYLTSLNKIMKKPVVPLGLLPIVKPKARQITDGSWGEIFDWLDQQKRKSVIFVSFGSEFKLTRDQVYEIAYGLELSGLPFLWALRKPNWAIDDVDALPLGFSQRTRGKGIVSIGWAPQMEILGHPSIGGSLFHSGWGSIIETLEFGHSLILLPFIIDQPLNARYLVEKGLGVEVERSEDGSFSRDGIAKALRVAMVREEGKELRARANEAAKIFGDEKLHQEHYIGKFVEFLKSYYEDHKDC; this is encoded by the coding sequence ATGGAAAAAATGGCCAAAGATCTTCATGTAATGATGCTTCCATGGTCAGCCTTTGGCCACCTCATTCCATTCTTTCATCTCTCCATAGCCTTGGCTAAAGCCGGAGTTAAAATCTCCTTTGTTTCAACTCCAAAAAACATCCAAAGACTCCCTAAAATTCCTTCAAACTTAGAAACACTCATCAATTTCGTGGAGTTTTCATTGCCGACCCCACAAGACGAATCTTTGCCTGAAGGAGCAGAGGCCACTGTTGATATTCCTCCTGAGAAAATCCCTTTCCTGAAGATTGCATACGATCTCCTGCAATACCCCTTGAACAAGTTTGTAGCCGACCAACGGCCCGATTGGATTATCATCGACTTAGTTTCTCACTGGATGGTCGACATTTCCAGAGAAAACAACGTTCCTCTGTTGTATTTCTCTGTTTTCTCTGCTGCTTCATTTCTTTTTCTCGGCCACCCTGGGTGCTTGGCCGGTGATAGTCAAAAGAATCTCCGGCCATCGTGGGAGAGTATGACTTCACCACCGGAGTGGGTAGACTTCCCTTCATCCGTAGCTTTTCGGAAGCACGAGGCTATCGGAGCTTTTGAATGGATATATGGAACAAATGCTTCTGGAATATCAGACGCTGAAAGGGTCGCCACAATATTGAATTCCTGCCAAGGTATGGTTATACGAAGTTGCACAGAGTTTGAAGGTGATTACTTGACTTCattgaataaaataatgaaaaagccAGTAGTTCCTTTGGGTTTGTTACCGATAGTGAAACCAAAAGCAAGACAAATCACAGATGGTTCATGGGGTGAAATCTTTGATTGGCTTGATCAGCAGAAGCGCAAGTCCGTTATTTTCGTAAGTTTTGGTAGCGAGTTTAAGCTAACCAGAGATCAAGTTTACGAGATTGCCTACGGGCTAGAGCTATCTGGATTGCCATTTTTGTGGGCATTAAGGAAACCCAATTGGGCAATTGacgatgttgatgctttgccTCTAGGTTTTAGCCAACGAACGCGTGGAAAGGGAATTGTGAGTATCGGATGGGCACCACAGATGGAGATTCTGGGACACCCATCAATTGGAGGGTCATTGTTTCATTCAGGTTGGGGCTCTATTATTGAAACTCTTGAATTTGGACACAGCCTTATTCTGTTGCCATTTATCATTGATCAACCATTGAACGCAAGGTACTTGGTTGAGAAGGGTTTGGGCGTGGAAGTAGAGAGGAGCGAAGATGGATCATTTAGCAGGGACGGTATTGCCAAGGCTTTGAGGGTAGCGATGGTGCGCGAGGAAGGGAAAGAATTGAGGGCACGTGCAAACGAAGCTGCGAAGATTTTTGGAGATGAGAAGTTGCATCAGGAGCATTACATTGGTAAATTTGTGGAGTTTCTAAAAAGTTACTATGAAGATCATAAAGATTGTTAA
- the LOC110614883 gene encoding brassinosteroid-responsive RING protein 1, protein MGFPVGYTEVFLPKLFVHTLSFLGFIRNLIICLFNYLGLSDFLETDNIWPDNTTRIHTHTPVSAVLIREILPIIKFDDLIAGGTEGELPESCAVCLYEFEGDAEIRWLKNCKHIFHRACLDRWMDQDRKTCPLCRTSFVPDEMQEEFNQRLLAASDDGDFYSEYSSVPVL, encoded by the coding sequence ATGGGATTTCCTGTTGGGTACACAGAAGTGTTCTTGCCGAAGCTGTTCGTGCACACACTATCTTTTCTGGGTTTTATCAGGAACCTCATTATTTGCCTTTTTAACTATCTGGGTCTCTCGGATTTTCTAGAAACCGATAACATATGGCCCGATAACACTACCCGAATCCATACCCACACGCCTGTTTCAGCCGTCCTGATCCGGGAAATTCTACCCATCATAAAGTTCGACGATTTGATTGCCGGAGGGACGGAAGGTGAGCTGCCGGAGAGCTGCGCCGTTTGTTTGTACGAGTTCGAGGGAGACGCGGAGATCAGATGGCTAAAGAATTGCAAGCACATTTTCCACAGGGCGTGTTTGGACCGTTGGATGGATCAAGATAGGAAAACGTGTCCGCTTTGTAGGACCTCGTTCGTGCCTGATGAGATGCAAGAAGAGTTTAATCAACGGTTACTGGCAGCTTCTGACGACGGTGATTTTTACAGTGAATACAGTTCGGTTCCGGTTTTGTAG